One Verrucomicrobiota bacterium genomic window, TCCCGGGTGCGGTAGGTGTAGTCGCCCATGCCCTCCGAATGGGGGCGCGTGCGATACGTTTTGCATTCGAGGAGCGTCGGGCCTTCTCCCCGGCGGGCACGGTGGATCGCACGGGCGGAAGATTCGTGAATGGCGGCGACATCGTTGCCGTCGAGTTCGATGCCTTCGATGCCATAGGCCTGTCCGCGTTGAGCCACGTTGGGGTTGCCGGCGGCGTATTGGAAGGGAACCTCGGTGGCGAACTGGTTGTTCTCGCAGACGAACAGCACCGGGAGCTTCCAGATGCTCGCCAGGTTGAGGCCTTCGTGAAACGCGCCGTTGTTGACCGCGCCGTCACCAAAAAAGGCGACCGCGACGCGATCTGTTTGGAGGAGCTTGAAGCTGTATCCCGCGCCGACCGCCTGTAGAATGGAGGGTCCCACGATGCCGCTGGTGCCCATCAGCCCGATTTCAGGAGCGAACAAATGCATGCTGCCGCCGCGTCCGCGCGAACACCCTGGGGCTCGACCGAACAGCTCCGCAGCCAGCTCGAACGCGGAAAGGCCTTTGGCAAGGGCGTGGCCGTGTCCCCGATGTGTGCTGAACACGACGTCCTCGCTTCGCAGGTGGGAGCAGACGCCGGCGGCGATGGCTTCCTGGCCGACGTAGGTGTGGCAGGCGCCATGGATCAAGCCGCGAGCATGGGCTCTCGCGAGACCTTCTTCACATTGCCGGATGCGGCACATGACTTGATAGAGCGAGAGGCGTTCCTGTTGGGAGAACTCGAATCTCATCGGACCTGGGGATCGAAGTGAGTGAAGGTTGAAAAGAGTTGGAAGAACTGATCGCGGGAGCGCTTAGGGCTCAGGCTTGACGGAACCGCCCGCATTCACCGCCAGATTTCCGCCATCCATGGGAATCAAGGCGCCCGTGATCCAGCTCGAGGCATCGGATGCGAGCAAGACGGCAAGCCCTTGAATATCCTCGGGTTTGCCGAGCCGGCCGGCAGGGATACCGCGCAGGAATGTTTGGCGGAGCGACGGGTTGGCCGAGAGGCGCTGCTCGAGGCTCGGGTTGATGACCTGAGCTGGGAGGATCGCGTTGACCCGGACGCCGCGGCCGGCCCACTCGGTGCTGAGTTCGCGGGTCATTTGGGCCACCGCACCCATCGCCATGCTGTAGGCGACATGGCCGCGGCCCAGGGCGGTGATGCTGGCCAGAGAGCCGATGTTCACGATGCTTCCGCGCCCGGCTGACAGCATTCGTTTGCCGGCCTCCTGACACATGCAAAAACGTCCGAGAACCAAATTGCGCCAGCATCGCTCGACCTCCTCCAGAGTAATGTTTTCGGGGCGGCCGAGCACGCCTTCGCCGGCCACATTGCCCAGGAAGTCGAGATGGCTGAAGGAGCGATCAAACTCTTCGAAGAGTTGGCGGATCTGGGCGGGTTGCGACACATCGGCAGGGCTGGAGCAGGCTTGGCGCCCGAGCGCTCGGATGGCTGCGGCCGTCTCTTCTGCGCCGGCCAGGTTGCGGTCCACGGCCATGATATTCGCGCCGGCTTGCGCGAGGGCGAGGGCCATGGCACGACCCATGCCCTGCGCGGCGCCGCTGACGAGCGCGTTTTTGCCCGAAAGATCGAACAGGTTTTGCATCATGGCGGGATTCAATCCGGACGGGGCGAGCTTAGGGAGATTCGGCGGCGACGGGGTTCGCCAGCACGCCGATTTTGTCGATCTCGATCGAGACGCGATCGCCCGGCTTGAGGAAGACTGGAGGTTTGCGGGCGAAGCCGACGCCATGCGGCGTGCCGGTGAGGATGACGGTGCCGGGGACGAGGGTGGTGCTGCCGCTCAAGAATTCGATGAGCGTGGGCACGTCGAAGATCATGTCGTCGCACCGCCAATCCTGCATGGTTTCGCCGTTCAGCACGGTTTTGATCTTCAGGTCGGAGGGGTCGGGGATTTCGTCCTTGAGTGCGAGACACGGGCCGAGCGGGCAGAACGTGTCGAAGGTCTTGCCCCGGCACCATTGACTGCCGCCCCATTTGATTTGCCAGTCACGCGCGCTGACGTCGTTCGCGCAAGTATAACCGAGGACATGGTCGAGGGCATTCTCGCGACGCACGTTCTTGCATGTCTTGCCAATGACGACGGCCAGTTCGCACTCGTAGTCCACCTCATGGCTGGCGAGTTGGCCGGGCAAAATGATGGGATCGCCGGGATGCTGCACGGCGGTCGGCGTCTTCATGAACAGGACCGGATGCTGGGGAGGGGTGGCTTTGCTTTCCTCGGCGTGACGGCGGTAATTGAGCCCGATGCAAAGGATGGCTGCGGGGGCGATGGGGGCGAGCAGTTTCGCGACGTGCGCGGGTTCCGGGGTGATGTCGAAAGCGCCGAAGAGGTCGCCTTTGATTTTGAGTGCGGTGGCGTCGGGTTGAAGCGCGGCGAGGCCGGTGTGACCCGAAGTGTCCTGGTAGCGGATAATCTTCATGGAGAAGGAGCAATGGTCTTCGGGCGTCTTCTAAAGTCAAATCTTCCCTGAGGCTCGCGCGGTGGGGCAACGCATCCACAGGTTATCGGCGATGCGCGCGGCAGGGCGGCGGCGGGGCGTTCACGCCGCTTCAGGGCCTGTTTTCAAAGGGGCGTAGCAGGTTCAACGGGCAAGGGTAATGCCAGGGCAAAGGCATCCAGCCAGGGCGGGCCAAGGAGCGGGAGCCC contains:
- a CDS encoding SDR family oxidoreductase, whose product is MQNLFDLSGKNALVSGAAQGMGRAMALALAQAGANIMAVDRNLAGAEETAAAIRALGRQACSSPADVSQPAQIRQLFEEFDRSFSHLDFLGNVAGEGVLGRPENITLEEVERCWRNLVLGRFCMCQEAGKRMLSAGRGSIVNIGSLASITALGRGHVAYSMAMGAVAQMTRELSTEWAGRGVRVNAILPAQVINPSLEQRLSANPSLRQTFLRGIPAGRLGKPEDIQGLAVLLASDASSWITGALIPMDGGNLAVNAGGSVKPEP
- a CDS encoding fumarylacetoacetate hydrolase family protein, which translates into the protein MKIIRYQDTSGHTGLAALQPDATALKIKGDLFGAFDITPEPAHVAKLLAPIAPAAILCIGLNYRRHAEESKATPPQHPVLFMKTPTAVQHPGDPIILPGQLASHEVDYECELAVVIGKTCKNVRRENALDHVLGYTCANDVSARDWQIKWGGSQWCRGKTFDTFCPLGPCLALKDEIPDPSDLKIKTVLNGETMQDWRCDDMIFDVPTLIEFLSGSTTLVPGTVILTGTPHGVGFARKPPVFLKPGDRVSIEIDKIGVLANPVAAESP